The nucleotide window GTATTTTGTGGCATTAAATCCATATTTCTCATAACTTGATCATAAAGTTTTAGATTTGAAATCTCTTTATTTTCTCCAATATAATATTGAACTTGTACAATTCCCACTGAATCTTTTGCAAAAGAGTAGATATTTTCAACCCCTTGAATCTCTCTAATTTTCTTTTCAAGTGGTTCAATAACTACTTTTTGAATTTCACTAGGTTTTGCTCCTGGAAGTGCAACTATAACAACTCCACCACTTACTTTTATTTGTGGATTTTCTTCTCTTGGCATTATTAGAAGTGAAATATATCCTAAAGCTAAAATAAATATTCCAAAAATCATTGTAAGAGGATGATTTATAAAAGATAAGGAAAGTTTTCCTGCGATATTCAAATTTTTATCAAAATTATTATTCATCAACTCTTCCTAATTTTCTAAATTAAGTAAAATTTTTGAATACATTCCAGGATAGATATTAAAATCTTTTTTATCAAAACTAATTTTTAGTATAAATGAGTGCGTTAAATCAACTGTATTTGGAATAACAGCACTTATTGTTCCTTGTGTTTTAAAGTTTTGAGAAGTGATTTCAACATCGACTTTTTGACCAAGTTTTATATTATTTAGATTTGATTCTGAAATATTTGTTTTTATTAATAAAGTTGATAAATCAGTTAAAACAAACGCTGGCATTCCAGGCATCGACATTTCACCAGCTTTTATAGATTTTTTGATAATTAATCCATCATTTGGAGCTTTGATTTTTAGATAATCATATTGTGTATTTATCTCTTTTAATTTTGCTTTTGTAATATCTAACATATTTTTTGTATTTGCTAAATTTAACTCCATTTGTTCAACTTCA belongs to Arcobacter defluvii and includes:
- a CDS encoding efflux RND transporter periplasmic adaptor subunit yields the protein MIKALLTTLFCINLFAGNQIELSGTVESDNEKIITSRNMGYIKEVYVKEGSNVKKGDILYEIDSSNIDSNKKEIELNLQILQNQKNNIEVNLKRYKNLLEQDLVSRYEVEQMELNLANTKNMLDITKAKLKEINTQYDYLKIKAPNDGLIIKKSIKAGEMSMPGMPAFVLTDLSTLLIKTNISESNLNNIKLGQKVDVEITSQNFKTQGTISAVIPNTVDLTHSFILKISFDKKDFNIYPGMYSKILLNLEN